One genomic segment of Oncorhynchus mykiss isolate Arlee chromosome 10, USDA_OmykA_1.1, whole genome shotgun sequence includes these proteins:
- the LOC118936722 gene encoding uncharacterized protein LOC118936722, whose product MVEMKTEDDCHPLRLDVKPAANGYLKMSWSNLPKSIMDRYMVVGLFKDDASTTKLAESPVGNDTSGTSDIFVALNPGLQVRVLKKSPWDTTEREVWRGAEFDDADSLIPVIMTGYDASLQLYTKNGYACARLFVKKSFTDWKDVFYYSWVGYYSANSVSNKEYQTFQWAVYFTKDTPSDEIPEYDVYVYESSMATSPGAQARFMLSKYNEVARTVAWESQP is encoded by the coding sequence ATGGTGGAAATGAAGACTGAGGACGATTGTCACCCGCTGAGGCTTGACGTCAAACCAGCTGCGAACGGCTACCTGAAAATGAGTTGGAGCAACCTACCAAAGTCCATCATGGACCGTTACATGGTTGTGGGGCTTTTCAAGGATGATGCTAGTACGACCAAACTAGCCGAGTCCCCCGTCGGCAACGACACGTCCGGAACCTCTGACATTTTCGTGGCCCTCAATCCCGGTCTTCAGGTCAGGGTCCTCAAAAAATCTCCCTGGGACACGACCGAAAGGGAAGTCTGGCGTGGTGCCGAGTTTGATGATGCGGACAGTTTGATTCCTGTCATCATGACAGGCTACGATGCCAGTCTGCAGCTCTACACAAAAAATGGCTACGCCTGCGCTCGACTGTTTGTGAAGAAGTCCTTCACTGACTGGAAGGACGTGTTTTATTACTCGTGGGTAGGGTACTACTCTGCGAACAGTGTCAGCAACAAGGAGTACCAAACGTTCCAGTGGGCAGTGTATTTTACCAAAGACACTCCCTCAGATGAGATACCTGAATATGATGTCTATGTTTATGAGTCCAGTATGGCCACTTCTCCAGGTGCCCAGGCCCGATTCATGCTGTCGAAATACAACGAAGTAGCACGTACGGTAGCCTGGGAAAGTCAACCCTAA